The genomic segment TGCTGCCCCAGAGCGGCCATAGCTCCCCAGCTTGTAAGCGGCGGCTGAATTCCCATCCCTACGAAGCTTAAAAATGCCTCGGCAAAGATAAATGATGGTATGGAAAAAGTCGTATTGATGATAATCAGGCTCAGTGTATTGG from the Anaerotignum faecicola genome contains:
- a CDS encoding ABC transporter permease subunit, coding for NTLSLIIINTTFSIPSFIFAEAFLSFVGMGIQPPLTSWGAMAALGQQQMSYYPHELIFPALAISLTMLAFNLLGDGLRDAFDPKLRQ